Proteins encoded in a region of the Rhodococcus sp. SBT000017 genome:
- a CDS encoding DUF559 domain-containing protein: MDSAPFVGSEALANGLVTRQQLRGHFRRIYRDVYIDPNSVLDAPTKARAAWLYSRGRAVVSGLSAAAVHGSGWISADHDAELLWAEHRRQFDGLRIGFDELLPEEVESVDGLVVTTAARTAYDLGRRRPFGTAVARLDALCRATGVGVHDIARLAENHRGARGIVQLRAVLAVVDAGAESPQETRTRLALMEAGLPRPQTQIEVVGPDGRVFARIDIGWARWKVAVEYDGEQHWSDDRQRAWDIERQHLLESLGWTVIRVSAMQLRTDPWEVAARVRDKLRAAGAKV; encoded by the coding sequence ATGGACAGCGCACCGTTCGTCGGATCCGAGGCACTGGCAAACGGGTTGGTCACCCGCCAGCAGCTGCGAGGCCACTTTCGACGTATTTATCGCGACGTCTACATCGACCCGAACAGCGTTCTGGACGCGCCCACCAAAGCGAGAGCGGCATGGTTGTATTCCCGGGGAAGAGCAGTGGTGTCAGGTCTGAGCGCTGCGGCGGTGCACGGATCGGGCTGGATCTCGGCCGACCACGATGCCGAACTCCTCTGGGCCGAACATCGCAGGCAGTTCGACGGCCTTCGCATCGGTTTCGACGAGCTGCTGCCTGAAGAAGTCGAGAGTGTCGACGGCTTGGTCGTCACCACAGCGGCGAGAACTGCATACGACCTCGGCCGACGCAGACCGTTCGGAACCGCCGTGGCACGGCTGGATGCGCTGTGCCGCGCCACCGGAGTCGGCGTTCACGACATCGCCCGGCTTGCAGAAAACCATCGAGGTGCCCGCGGCATCGTTCAGTTGCGGGCCGTGCTCGCCGTGGTCGACGCAGGTGCGGAATCACCACAGGAGACGCGCACCAGACTGGCTCTCATGGAGGCAGGCCTACCTCGCCCGCAAACTCAGATCGAGGTGGTGGGTCCGGACGGGAGGGTGTTCGCCCGCATCGACATCGGCTGGGCACGGTGGAAGGTCGCGGTGGAATACGACGGCGAACAACACTGGTCCGACGACAGGCAGCGAGCCTGGGACATCGAGCGCCAGCACCTCCTCGAATCACTCGGCTGGACGGTGATCCGAGTGAGCGCGATGCAATTGCGCACCGATCCGTGGGAAGTCGCAGCGCGAGTTCGCGACAAACTGCGTGCTGCCGGGGCCAAGGTCTAG
- the purN gene encoding phosphoribosylglycinamide formyltransferase, with protein MRETPARVVVLASGTGSLLQSLIAATATENYPARIVAVGVDRDCDAVRRADDAAIPHFRIALRDFADRSAWDHALTDAASSFEPDLVVTAGFMKILGPQFLGAYTGRIVNTHPALLPSFPGAHAVRDALDHGVKLTGSTVHLVDSGVDTGPILAQEAVPVLDGDDESALHERIKTVERRLLVDVIAAVAAKGVTSDGRKAQIIR; from the coding sequence TTGCGTGAGACACCCGCGCGGGTCGTCGTCCTCGCATCGGGGACCGGCTCGCTCCTGCAGTCGCTCATAGCCGCGACTGCCACCGAGAACTATCCCGCCCGCATCGTCGCCGTTGGAGTCGATCGCGACTGCGATGCCGTCCGCCGTGCCGACGATGCCGCGATCCCGCACTTCCGTATTGCCCTGCGAGACTTCGCCGATCGATCGGCCTGGGACCACGCGCTCACCGATGCCGCCTCGAGCTTCGAGCCCGACCTGGTCGTCACCGCCGGTTTCATGAAGATCCTCGGCCCGCAATTCCTCGGGGCCTACACCGGACGCATCGTCAACACCCACCCCGCGCTCCTGCCGTCGTTCCCCGGTGCACATGCCGTGCGCGACGCACTCGACCACGGCGTCAAACTGACCGGTTCGACGGTTCATCTGGTCGATTCCGGCGTCGACACCGGGCCGATCCTGGCGCAGGAAGCCGTACCGGTACTCGACGGCGACGACGAATCCGCGTTGCACGAACGCATCAAGACTGTCGAGCGACGGTTGCTGGTCGACGTGATCGCAGCCGTGGCCGCCAAAGGTGTCACCTCCGATGGACGAAAGGCTCAGATAATCCGATGA
- a CDS encoding DUF6350 family protein, with translation MSDLLNRETRRAAARAPRAGTGPTPDQSRMLAAVAFKTSGLVVVVATTLALVTLVSVNSDLTGTLGAIAGSWFAVHLVPLSIGGTSLGIAPLLPTLMIGWSVARTVHHAVDSDTERRVVRWVFAASMAGPLAVTAIALAVAKDASTVIGLSSPNALVAFSWVAGVHAAASGTGLLLARWDSLVARRGFPDWVRALVAPLVRAISILAAGGAAVVLLALLASWETAGALVESGRDVVGMLGLTVLSVLYLPNVVIGALAVATGSTAGFGDASVSLFSTTGGPLPPLPILAVLPEGSAQTIWVVMLVVPIGAGLLLGRDCAIRSADIQVAVSSVWVVAAATGVLAALFGYAAGGNLGTFGTVEVTVWSFGLLTFAWLAVAGSASAALVVWRRAEPEPVQDEPVPTPVPAAELAIEAAPSEPEDDEQVEQVEEVVEAEVVDEAVDDVPAEMPPAEEPDATVEAATDEPLDAEIVAPPGIGTDLPGRARGRSD, from the coding sequence ATGAGCGATCTATTGAACCGAGAGACGCGACGCGCGGCCGCCCGGGCTCCCCGTGCGGGCACCGGACCGACGCCCGATCAGTCGCGCATGCTCGCTGCAGTGGCCTTCAAGACCTCCGGACTGGTCGTGGTCGTTGCGACGACCCTGGCTCTGGTCACCCTCGTCTCGGTCAACAGCGACCTCACCGGAACCCTCGGAGCGATCGCCGGGTCGTGGTTCGCCGTGCACCTGGTACCCCTGAGCATCGGCGGCACGTCCCTCGGCATCGCACCGCTCCTGCCGACACTCATGATCGGCTGGTCCGTCGCCCGCACCGTCCACCACGCCGTGGACTCCGACACCGAACGCCGCGTGGTTCGGTGGGTGTTCGCGGCGTCGATGGCCGGCCCGCTCGCCGTCACCGCCATTGCCCTGGCCGTCGCCAAGGACGCGTCCACCGTCATCGGACTGTCCAGCCCCAACGCACTCGTTGCCTTCTCCTGGGTCGCAGGCGTGCACGCGGCCGCATCCGGAACCGGTCTACTTCTCGCGCGCTGGGACTCACTGGTGGCCCGCCGCGGATTCCCGGACTGGGTGCGCGCGCTCGTTGCGCCCCTCGTGCGCGCGATATCGATCCTTGCTGCAGGCGGCGCGGCCGTCGTACTGCTCGCCCTGCTCGCCTCCTGGGAGACCGCGGGCGCACTGGTCGAAAGCGGACGCGATGTCGTCGGCATGCTCGGGCTGACTGTGCTGTCGGTGCTCTACCTTCCCAACGTCGTCATCGGTGCCCTCGCGGTGGCCACCGGTTCCACTGCCGGGTTCGGTGACGCGTCGGTCAGCTTGTTCTCGACGACGGGAGGGCCGCTCCCGCCGCTGCCGATCCTGGCCGTCCTTCCCGAAGGATCGGCCCAGACGATCTGGGTCGTGATGCTCGTCGTCCCGATCGGTGCCGGACTGCTGCTCGGCCGCGATTGCGCTATCCGCAGCGCCGACATTCAGGTCGCAGTGTCCTCCGTCTGGGTCGTGGCAGCCGCAACCGGTGTACTCGCAGCGCTGTTCGGCTACGCCGCAGGCGGAAACCTCGGCACCTTCGGCACCGTCGAAGTCACCGTGTGGAGTTTCGGGCTGCTGACATTCGCATGGCTGGCCGTCGCCGGGTCCGCCTCCGCGGCCCTCGTCGTGTGGCGTCGAGCAGAACCCGAGCCGGTCCAGGACGAGCCCGTTCCGACTCCCGTACCTGCCGCCGAGTTGGCGATCGAGGCCGCCCCATCCGAGCCCGAGGACGACGAACAGGTCGAACAGGTAGAGGAGGTCGTCGAGGCGGAGGTCGTGGACGAGGCCGTGGACGACGTCCCGGCCGAGATGCCCCCGGCCGAAGAACCGGATGCGACCGTCGAGGCCGCTACCGACGAACCGTTGGACGCCGAGATCGTCGCACCGCCCGGGATCGGGACGGACCTGCCCGGTAGGGCTCGAGGACGCAGCGACTAG
- the purH gene encoding bifunctional phosphoribosylaminoimidazolecarboxamide formyltransferase/IMP cyclohydrolase: MSERKAVRRALVSVYDKTGLIELATGLHSAGVALVSTGSTASKIADAGIPVTKVEDLTGFPETLEGRVKTLHPRVHAGVLADTRKPEHLAQLEELGIEAFELVVVNLYPFTETVASGATPDECVEQIDIGGPSMVRAAAKNHPSVAVVVDPARYEDVLTAVSGGGFTLAERTSLAAQAFQHTAAYDVAVASWMSNVLTPDTETVFPEWIGGTWDRSAVLRYGENPHQKAALYVDSSAAAGIAQAEQLHGKEMSYNNFTDSDAAWRAAFDHAEPTVAIIKHANPCGIAVGKDIAEAHRKAHACDPVSAYGGVIAANREVTVEMAEQVAEIFTEVIIAPSYADGALGVLQRKKNIRVLLAVAPPTSGVELKPISGGALLQQRDVLDADGDTPANWTLAAGEPADEQTLKDLEFAWRAGRAVKSNAILLAHDGASVGVGMGQVNRVDAAHLAVQRAGDRVVGSVASSDAFFPFPDGLQVLMSAGVKAVVQPGGSVRDNEVIAAAQDAGVTLYLTGSRHFAH, encoded by the coding sequence ATGAGTGAACGTAAAGCAGTGCGCCGCGCGCTGGTCAGCGTCTACGACAAGACCGGACTGATCGAACTGGCCACCGGCTTGCACAGCGCAGGCGTCGCTCTGGTGTCCACCGGATCGACGGCGAGCAAGATCGCCGACGCCGGAATTCCGGTCACCAAGGTCGAGGACCTCACCGGATTTCCCGAGACCCTCGAGGGACGCGTCAAGACGCTGCATCCTCGCGTGCATGCCGGCGTGCTCGCCGACACCCGTAAGCCCGAACATCTTGCCCAGCTCGAGGAATTGGGCATCGAGGCGTTCGAGCTCGTCGTGGTGAACCTCTACCCGTTCACCGAGACCGTCGCCAGTGGGGCGACGCCGGACGAATGCGTCGAGCAGATCGACATCGGCGGACCGTCGATGGTGCGCGCCGCGGCCAAGAATCATCCGTCGGTGGCCGTCGTCGTCGACCCAGCGCGCTACGAGGACGTGCTCACGGCCGTCTCCGGTGGCGGATTCACCCTCGCCGAGCGCACGTCGCTCGCCGCACAGGCCTTTCAGCACACAGCCGCCTACGACGTCGCGGTGGCATCGTGGATGAGCAATGTGCTGACCCCCGACACCGAGACGGTGTTCCCGGAATGGATCGGCGGCACCTGGGACCGCTCGGCGGTGCTCCGCTACGGCGAGAACCCGCACCAGAAGGCGGCCCTGTACGTCGACTCGTCCGCAGCCGCAGGCATCGCGCAGGCCGAGCAGTTGCACGGTAAAGAGATGTCGTACAACAACTTCACCGATTCCGATGCAGCCTGGCGCGCGGCGTTCGATCACGCCGAGCCCACCGTCGCCATCATCAAGCACGCCAATCCGTGTGGCATCGCCGTCGGGAAGGACATCGCCGAGGCGCACCGCAAGGCCCACGCCTGCGATCCGGTGAGCGCATACGGCGGCGTCATCGCAGCCAACCGCGAAGTCACCGTCGAGATGGCCGAGCAGGTGGCCGAGATCTTCACCGAGGTCATCATCGCGCCGTCCTACGCCGACGGTGCACTCGGAGTGTTGCAGCGCAAGAAGAACATTCGCGTCCTGCTCGCGGTCGCACCGCCCACCTCGGGCGTCGAACTCAAGCCCATCTCCGGCGGCGCACTGCTGCAGCAGCGGGATGTGCTCGACGCGGACGGCGACACCCCCGCCAACTGGACCCTCGCCGCCGGCGAACCTGCCGACGAGCAGACCTTGAAGGATCTCGAATTCGCTTGGCGCGCAGGCAGAGCCGTGAAGTCCAACGCGATCCTACTCGCCCACGACGGTGCGTCGGTAGGCGTCGGAATGGGCCAGGTCAACCGCGTCGACGCCGCCCACCTCGCCGTGCAGCGAGCCGGGGATCGCGTCGTCGGTTCGGTCGCGTCCTCGGATGCGTTCTTCCCGTTCCCGGACGGCCTGCAGGTCCTCATGAGCGCAGGCGTCAAAGCCGTTGTGCAGCCCGGTGGTTCGGTACGCGACAACGAAGTGATCGCCGCGGCACAGGACGCGGGCGTGACCCTGTATCTGACGGGATCGCGGCACTTCGCTCACTGA